From one Rhopalosiphum padi isolate XX-2018 chromosome 2, ASM2088224v1, whole genome shotgun sequence genomic stretch:
- the LOC132918907 gene encoding uncharacterized protein LOC132918907, with protein MPQSARLLRPPPQPLMAVLVSRPRSFLPPAPPATRKMDQKSAQRQPAEQPTTAPPQNSRQLQNQSRMREYRGQKKAAKHTTSQQYRLEKPAPSTTQPAPGPKSLEATNTPVPEAKTPEVAMPTGQSEATEQPATATSIPVDMEISPDEEAELLCGPPDDVDMVFQITSPDPTTPPRHG; from the coding sequence ATGCCGCAGTCCGCACGGTTGCTCCGACCACCCCCCCAACCACTCATGGCAGTACTGGTCTCACGACCAAGATCGTTCTTACCGCCAGCACCGCCCGCGACGAGGAAAATGGACCAGAAAAGTGCCCAAAGGCAACCGGCAGAACAGCCGACAACAGCGCCACCACAAAATTCGAGACAACTCCAGAACCAGTCTCGAATGCGGGAATACCGGGGACAGAAAAAGGCAGCCAAACACACCACCTCTCAACAGTACCGCCTGGAAAAACCGGCACCTTCAACCACCCAACCGGCACCAGGCCCAAAGTCGCTGGAAGCAACCAACACGCCTGTCCCCGAGGCCAAGACACCGGAGGTAGCAATGCCTACCGGACAATCCGAGGCCACGGAACAACCGGCCACCGCCACTTCAATACCGGTCGATATGGAGATATCACCGGATGAGGAGGCGGAGCTGCTCTGCGGTCCCCCAGACGACGTGGACATGGTGTTCCAAATCACCAGCCCCGACCCCACGACGCCACCCCGACATGGGTAG
- the LOC132919752 gene encoding transmembrane protein 181 → MNSIEGSETSYNLPTGSCLTMIRNLVSQFNDLFSDFNRYISPAYHHDRCERSVHMRLYSMNKREFVMVFIVLLTAMGLVLFIGLTGPPITLTSKISGVEVLKHTNGSLPQGPFFMKTPSLSVYNQRLWLIAVVLTDNKDDETYDKSFKISMTIKAITPQHKITDIVKVFKNNRTRHLLCKQQICSQVPIAHIGYIHYTHYMFEVDFYNLETFHQKYQVKEVMFYYKSYNPGYTQMEIWFRLIYLLSAFGVLCCFANSLRKFPVVDWSYEQKWTIVLLPLLILFNDPIFPLTLLTSNQLIGMLDGVFQITFICAILFFWLCIYHGLRQNERKPIAFYLPKAILVGPFWICGVIMAKYRRMNEFDDPAFSYEIDSSAYTNIKTCVGIFVIIYIVYLVCLILRAYSDLRSMPYFDARLKFVTISMVISLVICSTITHMQYGLGLIEDSFAADLNTEYMTSALFMTFYGICNFYVFTLAAVYSPTKKPGFESSITKDNPAFSMVNDSEEDIPYGSDEESHKPLNPPNDDSD, encoded by the exons ATGAACTCCATCGAAGGCTCAGAGACCAGCTACAACTTGCCGACTGGCAGTTGCTTAACAATGATCAGAAACCTAGTATCTCAATTCAACGACCTGTTCAGCGATTTCAATCGATACATCTCTCCAGCCTACCACCACGACCGATGCGAACG ATCAGTACATATGCGTTTGTATTCAATGAACAAACGGGAATTTGTAATGGTTTTCATCGTCCTGTTGACGGCCATGGGACTAGTGCTATTCATCGGTTTGACGG GACCTCCAATCACACTGACGAGTAAGATAAGCGGAGTCGAAGTATTGAAGCACACAAACGGATCATTGCCACAGGGCCCATTCTTCATGAAAACTCCCAGTCTGTCGGTGTACAATCAACGATTATGGTTAATCGCAGTCGTGCTGACAGACAACAAAGACG atGAGACTTATGATAAAAGTTTCAAAATCAGCATGACAATCAAGGCAATCACTCCACAGCATAAAATCACTGATAtagtaaaagtatttaaaaacaacag gaCAAGACACTTACTTTGTAAACAACAGATATGTAGCCAAGTGCCTATTGCTCATATTggttatatacactatactcaTTATATGTTTGAGgtagatttttataatctagAGACTTTTCATCAAAAGTACCAAGTAAAAGAAGTCATGTTTTAT TACAAATCGTATAACCCGGGCTACACCCAAATGGAAATATGGTTCAGACTAATTTATTTACTCAGCGCTTTTGGAGTGCTT TGTTGCTTTGCAAATTCATTAAGGAAATTTCCAGTAGTAGATTGGTCGTATGAACAAAAATGGACTATTGTTTTATTGCcactgttaatattatttaatg aTCCAATTTTTCCTTTGACGCTTCTTACAAGCAATCAACTAATTGGAATGTTAGATGGTGTCTTCCAAATAACATTTATCtgtgcaattttatttttttggctttGCATTTATCATGGACTACGCCaa aatgaAAGAAAACCGATTGCATTTTATCTGCCAAAAGCAATTTTAGTAGGCCCATTTTGGATATGTGGTGTTATAATGGCCAAATATCGCCGAATGAATGAATTTGATGATCCAGCATTTAGTTATGAGATTGATTCTAGCGCGTATACT aaTATCAAAACCTGTGTAggcatttttgtaataatatacatagtatatttagTATGCCTGATTTTGAGAGCATACAGTGATTTGCGTTCAATGCCATATTTTG aTGCTAGACTGAAATTTGTAACTATTTCAATGGTCATATCACTTGTAATATGTTCAACCATAACACATATGCAATATGGACTTGGATTGATTGAAGATTCATTTGCTGCTGACTTAAACACGGAGTATATGACGTCAGCATTATTTATGACCTTTTATGGTATATGTAATTTCTATGTGTTTACTTTGGCTGCTGTTTACTCCCCGACAAAAAAACCAGGATTTG aatcttCAATAACAAAAGATAATCCTGCATTTTCAATGGTTAATGATTCTGAAGAAGATATACCATATGGTTCAGATGAAGAGAGCCACAAGCCACTAAACCCTCCAAATGATGACAGTGattaa
- the LOC132919755 gene encoding uncharacterized protein LOC132919755, whose amino-acid sequence MSTKMSHTHIVVLCSIANFINAADRVIMPIAIIPMTNYFKWTMHWQGWILSAFAFGYLSSQVIGACAAKKFGGKLILLLSVFLWSISTVATPWVSHNTFALILCRVISGFGEGLGLPTIFHIFANNIAITDRSSAFGYLVAAGSIGQTVATVICPHLMWQTSFYLFGSIGMVWSLIWISLYSEKDCGKNDQLPLIIIPQYSSIHWKKFFIYWPLWAIYIAHFTMNWSNYIIMHWLPTYLRYLGANSHSISLTAVPYIFNSVFGIVAGNYADKLIDRRWSVLTVRRLMTTIGLVGPAIFLILFCTVNSLAAAIIFISISMGLCACNSAGHLSNHSEVAPNHAGITFSVSNTLATIPGILSGPLTAELVTASHGRWFPVFILAAALNFTGSIIYCSQSSTSQVL is encoded by the exons ATGTCTACTAAAATGAGTCACACTCATATTGTGGTACTATGTTCTATTGCAAATTTCATAAATGCGGCTGATCGTGTTATTATGCCAATAGCAATAATACCAATgactaattatttcaaatggACAATGCATTGGCAAGGATGGATATTATCAGCGTTTGCTTTCGGCTATTTAAGTAGTCAA gttatTGGAGCTTGTGCTGCTAAGAAATTTGgtggtaaattaattttattattgtcagTTTTTTTGTGGTCAATATCAACTGTCGCAACACCATGGGTATCTCATAACACGTTTGCTTTGATTTTATGTAGAGTAATTTCAGGATTTGGTGAAGGattag gaTTACcaacaatatttcatatttttgctaataatatagcaataacTGATCGTTCAAGTGCATTTGGTTACTTAGTAGCCGCAGGTTCTATTGGCCAGACAGTTGCAACTGTG atatgcCCACATTTAATGTGGCAaactagtttttatttatttggttcAATTGGTATGGTTTGGTCACTTATATGGATTTCATTATATTCAGAAAAAGATTGTGGAAAAAATGACCAGCttccattaattattattcctcAA tattctAGTATACATTGGAAGAAATTCTTTATATATTGGCCCTTATGGGCAATATATATAGCTCACTTTACAATGAATTGGTCCAACTACATTATAATGCATTGGCTACCTACTTATTTGCGTTATCTTGGTGCTAATTCACATAGTATTAGCTTAACAGCTGTTCCATATATATTCAACTCAGTGTTTGGTATTG TTGCAGGAAATTATGCAGATAAACTAATTGACCGTAGATGGTCAGTATTAACTGTTCGACGACTTATGACTACTATAGGTTTAGTGGGACCAGCAATATTTCTAATTCTATTTTGTACAGTAAATAGCTTAGCAGCAGCCATAAT ATTTATTTCTATATCGATGGGACTATGTGCCTGTAATTCAGCTGGGCATTTAAGTAATCATTCTGAAGTGGCTCCAAATCATGCTGGCATTACTTTCTCAGTATCCAATACActg GCTACCATACCAGGAATACTCTCTGGTCCTCTGACGGCAGAACTTGTGACTGCATCTCACGGCCGTTGGTTTCCAGTTTTCATTTTAGCGGCTGCTTTAAATTTCACTGgctcaattatttattgtagtcAAAGTTCAACATCTCaagtattgtaa
- the LOC132923019 gene encoding uncharacterized protein LOC132923019, giving the protein MNVSIQNPYKVIAGYISTSHLHDSSKHQISLGIKAVFHPNPLVVFVLIKVIPEFHNTLFIDYRQLKYNAIEPVDENCESSYWFLTKHSTYEGNFFYKYVLMNQIPCPYVFCHYSNSTTCPINKIIKKNCISAMVVCNYHLMSFAEFGPEDGRAVLYHKITNEVIMWIKQYVL; this is encoded by the exons ATGAATGTATCAATTCAAAATCCATACAAAGTGATTGCAGGATATATCAGCACAAGTCATTTGCATGATTCGTCTAAACATCAAATAAGTTTAGGAATAAAAGCAGTATTCCACCCAAATCCGTTGGTTGTATTTGTGTTAATCAAG GTGATCCCCGAGTTCCACAATACGCTATTCATCGACTATCGACAGTTAAAATACAACGCGATTGAACCGGTGGACGAAAATTGTGAATCATCGTATTGGTTTCTAACCAAACACTCAACGTATGAaggcaattttttttacaaatatgtattaatgaACCAGATCCCGTGTCCGTATGTGTTTTGCCACTATTCAAACTCCACGACGTGTccgattaataaaattataaag aaaaattgcATATCCGCTATGGTTGTGTGTAACTATCATCTGATGAGTTTTGCTGAATTCGGACCAGAAGATGGGCGAGCTGtactttatcataaaattactaACGAGGTTATTATGTGGATAAAACAATACGTATTATAG
- the LOC132919756 gene encoding fibronectin type 3 and ankyrin repeat domains protein 1-like: protein MIFKLNLKLLNVNRRSVDLEWNKPEDVLKPLFKLVMNDNNKNSMVIYRGFHNYFCVKNLSGGHHYKFKLQMESHNPSSENSVFEIATVSCTTKNDCPSITAFHHSAYQNLPLLFQEFLDTRAHDINIYNELGECGLSKACAAGHNDMVLTLLQYGADVNLPNLYTKITPLMTAAYHGHGDIIRILARNDADSSLKDINLKTALHYAVDGSHNNAVKMLLEGNWGDVNSVDSKGWTPLMRAVLMFANLDVIKTLISYGSDLSIKDKNNQDIWQLAHLSNNWKALEILPD from the exons ATGATCTTTAAG ttaAATTTGAAGTTGTTGAATGTCAATCGTCGATCTGTTGATTTAGAATGGAACAAGCCAGAAGATGTTCTAAAGCCCCTGTTCAAATTGGTTAtgaatgataacaataaaaattctatggttatatatag aggatttcataattatttctgTGTTAAAAATTTATCTGGTGGCCATCATTACAAATTTAAGCTGCAGATGGAGTCACATAATCCAAGTTCAGAGAATTCAGTGTTTGAGATAGCTACAGTCAGTTGTACTACAAAAA ATGATTGTCCAAGTATCACTGCATTTCATCATAGTGCCTATCAAAATTTACCATTGCTCTTTCAGGAGTTCTTAGATACAAGAGCTCatgatataaacatatacaacGAGTTGGGTGAATGTGGTTTGTCCAAAGCATGTGCAGCTGGCCATAACGATATGGTACTTACTCTGTTGCAATATGGAGCAGATGTGAATTTACCAAATTTGTACACCAAAATTACGCCGTTGATGACCGCTGCTTACCATGGTCATGGagatataataagaatattagcTCGCAATGATGCCGACTCTAGTTTAAAAGATAT aaatttaaaaacagcACTTCATTATGCAGTAGATGGATCTCATAATAACGCAGTTAAGATGCTTCTGGAAGGAAATTGGGGTGATGTAAATTCAGTAGACTCTAAAGGTTGGACTCCATTAATGAGAGCAG tattgATGTTTGCCAATTTGGATGTGATCAAAACCCTAATTTCATATGGTTCAGATTTAagtattaaagataaaaataatcaagataTTTGGCAGTTGGctcatttatcaaataattggaAAGCCTTAGAAATATTACCAGATTAA
- the LOC132919753 gene encoding potential E3 ubiquitin-protein ligase ariadne-2: MSEYDDEDMEYSDQDDYEDYYNADRDVMSPPHNPDAEYFPVQCLSVDEVEKFLNELVEQLCTSIHVTPSMSKVLLYENKWAVQEVLWKYNEDADKLFVASRMKTLQPVSVKTKRDKFICPVCVGPVAEELGITSLACGHCYCDNCWRCHFENKIKQGVSTELSCMALNCELLVPEEIVLSTVNKPILRKKYQHFAFREYIKSHPLLRFCPGANCTAVIKSKESLAKKAICTQCETSFCFKCGNDYHAPTDCATIKKWITKCADDSETSNYIAANTKDCPKCNIFIEKNGGCNHMQCLSCKFDFCWMCMGDWKAHGTEYYDCSKYRENPQNGSESARAREALKKYLHYYERWENHSKSLQLEKQTLDKIKERINSKVMTSKGTWIDWQYLLDSATLLAKCRYTLQYTYPYAYYMDNGPKKELFEYQQAKLEAEIENLSWKIERAETTDRGDLENQMDIAEKRRATMLQDFFHI, translated from the coding sequence ATGTCTGAATATGATGATGAGGATATGGAATACTCAGATCAGGATGACTATGAAGATTATTACAATGCCGATCGTGATGTAATGAGTCCACCACACAATCCTGATGCTGAATATTTTCCTGTTCAATGCCTTTCAGTTGACGAGGTTGAAAAGTTTTTGAACGAACTTGTTGAACAATTATGTACTAGTATACATGTTACACCATCAATGTCAAAAGTTTTACTTTATGAAAACAAATGGGCTGTTCAAGAAGTATTATGGAAGTATAATGAAGATGCCGATAAGCTTTTTGTCGCATCTAGAATGAAAACATTACAGCCAGTATCAGTTAAAACAAAAAGAGATAAATTTATATGCCCAGTTTGTGTGGGGCCAGTAGCTGAAGAATTAGGAATTACTAGTTTAGCTTGTGGACATTGTTATTGTGATAACTGTTGGCGTtgtcattttgaaaataaaataaaacaaggcGTAAGTACAGAACTTTCTTGTATGGCATTAAACTGTGAATTACTAGTACCAGAAGAAATAGTTTTATCAACAGttaataaaccaattttaaggaaaaaataCCAACATTTTGCATTCCGTGAGTATATTAAATCTCATCCATTGTTACGCTTTTGTCCTGGAGCTAACTGCACTGCAGTCATCAAATCTAAAGAGTCTCTAGCTAAAAAAGCTATATGTACTCAGTGTGAAACTTCTTTTTGTTTCAAATGCGGAAATGACTATCATGCCCCAACAGATTGTGCCACCATTAAAAAATGGATTACCAAATGTGCCGATGATAGTGAAACATCAAATTACATTGCAGCTAATACTAAAGACTGtcctaaatgtaatatttttattgaaaaaaatggtggCTGCAATCATATGCAGTGTTTAAGttgtaaatttgatttttgctGGATGTGTATGGGAGATTGGAAAGCACACGGCActgaatattatgattgttcTAAGTATAGAGAAAATCCTCAGAATGGTTCAGAATCTGCTAGAGCTCGTGAAGCATTGAAAAAATATCTCCATTACTATGAGCGTTGGGAAAATCATTCTAAAAGTTTGCAATTGGAAAAACAAACGCTTGATAAAATCAAAGAAAGAATAAATAGTAAAGTTATGACAAGTAAAGGTACATGGATTGACTGGCAGTATTTATTAGATTCTGCTACTCTACTAGCCAAATGTCGGTATACTCTTCAGTATACTTATCCATACGCATATTACATGGATAATGGaccaaaaaaagaattatttgaATATCAACAAGCTAAATTGGAAgctgaaattgaaaatttatcatGGAAGATAGAAAGAGCAGAAACTACTGACAGAGGTGATTTAGAAAATCAGATGGATATTGCTGAGAAAAGAAGGGCTACTATGCTTCAAGATTTTTtccacatttaa
- the LOC132920585 gene encoding tyrosine--tRNA ligase, mitochondrial, producing the protein MCRCLLSKRRFLVVVGRTYDVLYSHHRLQRFYSNRNVLKLYERQILQNMFPDNSSNEIIDLLTKKNQCVYAGFDPTADSLHIGNLLVIINLLHWQRANHKVIALIGGATAQIGDPSGKSKDRDKQSSQTLSHNIDGITRSLQSIFDNHAKYFWKQKDPLPEPIIVNNMEWYKGIGVIDFMNNIGRNFRMGTMLSRDSVKTRLSGSGMSFTEFTYQAFQAYDWLHLFNEYKCSFQIGGNDQMGNIMSGQELISRKKNAKVYGLTVPLITTDSGDKYGKSAQNAVWLNSDRTSPFELYQFMIRTIDADVEKLLKMFTFLSLPEIAELMRKHKETPDKRIPHESLARQVTTLVHGEAGLQEALVATSALYDNSIETLSTLSVNDILKIFNGATVVELMLEPGLTVLKMAMKAKCFLTERDAYRIILAGGFYINHQRITNIDEIVTLSIHILPNNISIVRVGKRNYWIVKWIM; encoded by the exons ATGTGCCGTTGTCTGTTGTCCAAGCGTCGTTTTTTGGTCGTCGTCGGCCGCACTTATGACGTTTTATACAGCCATCATCGTCTCCAACGATTCTACTCGAACAGGAACGTGTTGAAATTATACGAACGACAAATCTTACAAAACATGTTTCCTGATAACTCTAG caatgaaataattgatttattgacaaaaaaaaaccaatgtgTTTATGCTGGATTTGACCCAACAGCGGACAGTTTACATATAGGAAACTTACTTGTCATTATAAATCTATTGCATTGGCAACGCGCTAATCATAAAGTTATAGCATTG attggTGGAGCTACAGCCCAAATAGGTGATCCAAGTGGAAAATCAAAGGATCGAGATAAACAGTCTTCACAGACGCTGTCCCATAATATTGATGGCATCACCCGTAGTTTACAATCCATATTTGACAATCATGCCAAATACTTTTGGAAACAAAAAGATCCTCTGCCAGAACCAAT TATAGTCAATAACATGGAATGGTATAAAGGGATTGGTGTCATTGACTTTATGAACAATATTGGTCGAAATTTCAGAATGGGTACCATGTTGTCTAGGGACAGTGTTAAAACTCGTTTATCTGGTAGTGGGATGAGTTTTACAGAGTTTACTTACCAGGCTTTTCAAGCTTATGATTGGCTACATTTGTTTAATGAATACAAATGTTCTTTTCAA ataggAGGAAATGATCAAATGGGTAACATTATGTCTGGTCAAGAACTAATTAgtcgaaaaaaaaatgctaaagtTTATG gaCTTACAGTACCACTAATAACTACAGATTCTGGTGACAAGTATGGTAAATCAGCTCAAAATGCTGTATGGCTGAATTCAGATCGAACTTCACCTTTTGAACTATACCAGTTTATGATACGCACAATAGATGCTGATGTagaaaaactgttaaaaatgtttacattccTTTCATTACCTGAAATAGCTGAACTGATGAGAAAacataaa GAAACACCTGATAAACGAATTCCTCATGAATCATTGGCACGTCAAGTTACCACATTAGTGCATGGag AAGCGGGGCTTCAAGAAGCATTAGTAGCTACATCAGCATTATATGATAACAGCATTGAAACCCTTAGCACATTAAgtgttaatgatattttaaaaatatttaatggtgCAACTGTTGTTGAATTAATGCTTGAACCTGGCTTAACTGTATTGAAAATGGCAATGAAagcaaaatgttttttaacagAGA ggGATGCATATCGAATAATTTTAGCCGGtggattttatattaatcaccAGAGAATAACCAATATAGATGAAATTGTTACTTTGTCTATACACATTTTACCGAATAACATTTCTATAGTGAGAGTtg gtaaaCGGAACTATTGGATTGTCAAAtggataatgtaa